A segment of the Desulfitobacterium dehalogenans ATCC 51507 genome:
TGAGCCTTTTGAGGGTCCGTCTCAATAGTCTTAAGGGTATCAAAGAGGCCAGGCTGGCCCTCCGGCGGGAGAATGTCGAGGGGGATTTCCTTCTCCTCGTAGCTTGTGAAGACACAGCACATGAGTCCTTCAAAGCTTCCGTCGTATTTGTAGACTAAAGTTGCCCCGTCAAACACTGAATCACATCCTCTCGGGAAATGGGTGGCTCCTCGAACAGGGCCAGTTGCTGGGGTGCCTGGGAGGGAAGACTGGCGATGACCTGCTCGGACATCAGGGCTTGCATCACGTTATGAGGAGTTACCTTAAGCCCCTCCAGGGTTTTTCCTTTGCAGAGAATAAAATACTGAGCACGCTTAAGAACAACGCCCAGCTTTTTCAACCCCGCAAAATCGAGATGGGCTATTTTCCGTGCCCGCAAAATCCGGCGGGCACTGGTTACACCAATTCCCGGTACCCGCAGGAGCATTTCATAAGGGGCTTGATTGATCTCGACGGGGAACTGGTCCAGATGATTAAGGGCCCAGTTGCATTTGGGATCAACATGTAGATTAAAATTTTGATGGCCTTCATCCAATAGTTCCCGGGCTTCAAAACCGTAGAACCGCAGGAGCCAATCTGCTTGATAAAGGCGATGCTCTCTCAACAGGGGTGGTTTTGCCGAAACTGCCGGCAACAGACTGTGTTCGGCAACCGGTATGTAAGCCGAGAAAAAGACTCGTTTCAGCTGATATTTTTTATACAGCCCTTCTGCCAGGGCCAGTATCTTATAATCGGTATCCGGTGTGGCGCCAACGATGAGCTGGGTACTTTGACCTGCCGGGACAAACTTCGGAGCATGGCGGTATTTGATCAGATCCGTAGTATTTTCCGTTATTTTACCTTTGATGAGACCCATAGGCCGGAGAATAGCTTCCTTGCTCTTATCGGGAGCCAAAAGCTTCAGGCTCTCCTGGGATGGGAGTTCGATATTAACGCTGACCCGGTCCGCCAGATAGCCCAGCCGGGTTAAAATCTCATTATCTGTACCGGGAATGGCCTTAACATGAATATATCCGGCAAACCGATACTCATGACGCAAAAGTTCCAAAGTCTTAATCAGTAGTTCGGACGTATAGTTCGAATTTTTAATGACCGCCGAACTCAAAAATAACCCCTCAATATAATTGCGACGGTAAAAATTAATCGTCAGCTCGGCAAGCTCCCGGGGAGTAAAGGCAGCTCTGGGAACATCATTGGAACTGCGATTGATACAATATTTACAGTCGTAGACACAGATATTGGTCAGCAGCACTTTAAGAAGGGTTATACACCGACCGTCTGCGGCAAAGCTATGACAGATCCCGGCCGCTACCGTATTCCCAATGCTGCCTGACCTACCCTTACGCTCGACCCCACTGGAAGTGCAAGCCACATCATATTTTGCTGAGTCTGTCAAAATAGTAAGTTTATCAAATACATCCATATCCGTCCCCTCCAATTATAAGAATATAACAGAACATATATTCTTGCAAGAGGGATTGTTTGTTCCCACGAAAAACTTTATCGTTTTTTATAATAGTCAAGGCAGCGAAAGAATAGCCCGCTGCCTTCTGATCCCCATATCACTCTAAGCCTAAATTGTAGGTCTCACTTTATGGTTCAACATATTCACTTGAAAAAATTATTTCACCCACCTGGTTGTAACCTATGATTTTACTTAATATTCCTTCCGAAGAATTCAATAAGACAAACCATACCTTGCCTTTTTCATTGCTGACAATGCGCGCTTTCTTTTCTATGTCTGAATTCTTTGTTAGGACCCCGATACTAACGATATCCCCTCTAAGAATTTCACCATACGCTAAGGGAAAAGGGCTTTTCACGTATCCTTTCGTAGAGGGAAAGTATTGAGCTGTTACTTCATCTATTCCAGTATGTTCTCCGCCGAATACCCATTTCCAGCCGCTGTTGGTCTTTTGGACATATCCAGCCGCTACGCTGTGAGCATTCCCGTCATTAATTCCTTTATGATAGAACACTACTTCTCCGTCATTTACTTTCTCACTATGGAGGATCGACACAACTTCTCTCCCGGATCTTTCTATTGCTTCCTCAATAGTTCGCCCTGAAGGATGATGTGTGTTATTAAATAATGTCCCCATAATTCCAAAAAACAAGACCATTATGACAGCAAACAATCTGCTCATGTTTCTCTCCACCACCTTATCAACAAAAATCGTCAGCTGTTCCTAATATTCTTCACGCAAACATAAATCCCTCTATTTTCCATTCAAGTATGATTATGAGCAAGCCGTAAATCTGATCATGTACAAATAACGGACGATTTCTTATTCAATGGATGGATGCAAAAACAAACCGGGAGATGCTTTTTACGGCATTCCCGGTCGAGTTATAGTCATTCTACCTATCTTTACTTAACCCTTAAGGCTTCACCAATCATTCCCTGGACACGGCTTGCCAGCTCTCCCACTTTCACCAGCTGAACTTCCCCTGTCTTGCGATCCCGAAGCTCGACTTCTCCATTGGCCAAAGTCTTGCTCCCTACTGTAACTCTCAGAGGATAGCCTACCAGGTCAGCGTCTTTGAACTTGACTCCCGGCCTCTCGTCCCGATCATCCAGGACGGCTTCCACACCGAGTTTCAGCAGCTCCTGGTATAAATTCTCGCCCGTCTCGCGGACTTGCTCATCTTTCATATTGACAGGAACGACGATCACATGATAAGGAGCGATGGGGATGGGCCAGATGATTCCATCCTTATCATTGTTTTGTTCAATAGCCGCAGCCATGGTACGGCTGACTCCAATACCATAGCACCCCATGACACAGGGATGCTCGGCCCCGTTCTCATCCAGGAATACGGCATTGAGAGCTTTGGAGTATTTGGTACCCAGTTTAAAGACTTGACCCACTTCAATGCCCCGTGCTTCTTGGAGAGGGCTGCCGCATTTGGGACAGGGCTCCCCGGCTTCCACCATGCGCAGGTCAAGAACCTGATCGATGCGGAAATCCTTCTCCGGTACAGCATCCACATAGTGCTTGTCCTCAGCATTGGCACCGCAAACAGCCTTAGCCATCAAAGGTACTTCCAAATCGGCAACCACCATCAAGTCTTTGGGAATACCGATAGGGCCTACAAAGCCGGGCTCACAGCCAAGTTTTTTCTGAACCGCCTCAGGACCGGCCAACTGCAGATTGATAAAGGGACCAAGTGCATTATTCACTTTGATTTCATTGATTTCCCGGTCTCCCCGCACCAGAACCAAGAAGAGCTTATCGTCTCCCTGATAAAGAAGGGACTTCACCAATTCATTTTGGGGAACTCCTAAGAATTCAGCCACCTGTTCAATGGTCTTTGCGTTAGGAGTATCCACACTACGGTAAGCACCGGCAGGAGTATCGCCGGCAACAGGGGCGGGCTTACATTCAGCCTTCT
Coding sequences within it:
- a CDS encoding putative DNA modification/repair radical SAM protein; this translates as MDVFDKLTILTDSAKYDVACTSSGVERKGRSGSIGNTVAAGICHSFAADGRCITLLKVLLTNICVYDCKYCINRSSNDVPRAAFTPRELAELTINFYRRNYIEGLFLSSAVIKNSNYTSELLIKTLELLRHEYRFAGYIHVKAIPGTDNEILTRLGYLADRVSVNIELPSQESLKLLAPDKSKEAILRPMGLIKGKITENTTDLIKYRHAPKFVPAGQSTQLIVGATPDTDYKILALAEGLYKKYQLKRVFFSAYIPVAEHSLLPAVSAKPPLLREHRLYQADWLLRFYGFEARELLDEGHQNFNLHVDPKCNWALNHLDQFPVEINQAPYEMLLRVPGIGVTSARRILRARKIAHLDFAGLKKLGVVLKRAQYFILCKGKTLEGLKVTPHNVMQALMSEQVIASLPSQAPQQLALFEEPPISREDVIQCLTGQL
- a CDS encoding proline--tRNA ligase — protein: MRVSQILNPTLREVPAEAEVVSHQLLVRAGLIRKSAAGIYTYLPLGLRVLRKIEQIVREEMDIKGGQEVLLPIIQPAELWRESGRWDLYGQELMRLNDRHNREFCLGPTHEEIITDLVRGEIRSYKQLPLLLYQIQNKYRDERRPRFGLMRGREFIMKDLYSFDRDEAGLAESYKKMYDAYTQVFTRCGLTFRPVEADAGAIGGTGGTHEFMVLAESGEAAVVYCPDCDYAANVEKAECKPAPVAGDTPAGAYRSVDTPNAKTIEQVAEFLGVPQNELVKSLLYQGDDKLFLVLVRGDREINEIKVNNALGPFINLQLAGPEAVQKKLGCEPGFVGPIGIPKDLMVVADLEVPLMAKAVCGANAEDKHYVDAVPEKDFRIDQVLDLRMVEAGEPCPKCGSPLQEARGIEVGQVFKLGTKYSKALNAVFLDENGAEHPCVMGCYGIGVSRTMAAAIEQNNDKDGIIWPIPIAPYHVIVVPVNMKDEQVRETGENLYQELLKLGVEAVLDDRDERPGVKFKDADLVGYPLRVTVGSKTLANGEVELRDRKTGEVQLVKVGELASRVQGMIGEALRVK